A region from the Melanotaenia boesemani isolate fMelBoe1 chromosome 11, fMelBoe1.pri, whole genome shotgun sequence genome encodes:
- the LOC121648677 gene encoding P2Y purinoceptor 2 translates to MDLVSPPVGNSSNASASCLTEDKHVAIAVLLCLVVFVGFLLNIFSLWVFCCRIPCWTSGTTLQFHLALNDTIMTPVTPLIAAYFVLGNNWPFGRFLCQVKIGLLSSHFYGSTMFLTLISIHRYVAVVHFNRSSCFKRKVFVRRLCAAVWSVLLVQAVVHAAMLPSSKEGGSNQCLTIHQRNLTDSYFIINFIRFIFGFLLPFCVSAACYGRVASTLTRLNISSSKGLKVKLKSQRMIGVCLVIFGLCFLPMNVARTVGVILKKYYPRRCHALQQIETAYYASWILAGINCCLDPLLYFFGSQNFRDAFQSLRMGQEEAPNRSESEMTTNQ, encoded by the coding sequence ATGGATCTGGTTTCTCCTCCAGTCGGTAACAGCAGCAATGCTTCTGCTTCTTGTCTGACGGAGGACAAACACGTTGCCATCGCCGTCTTACTGTGTCTGGTCGTCTTCGTGGGATTTTTACTCAACATCTTCAGCTTGTGGGTCTTCTGCTGCCGGATTCCCTGCTGGACCTCTGGAACCACACTGCAGTTCCACCTGGCCCTAAACGACACCATCATGACCCCCGTCACCCCCCTGATAGCGGCGTACTTCGTCCTGGGGAACAACTGGCCCTTTGGTCGCTTTTTATGTCAGGTCAAGATCGGCCTGCTGAGTTCACATTTCTACGGCAGCACCATGTTCCTGACCCTCATCAGCATCCATCGCTACGTGGCCGTGGTGCACTTCAACAGGAGCTCCTGCTTCAAGCGGAAGGTCTTCGTACGGAGGCTGTGTGCAGCGGTTTGGTCCGTGCTGCTGGTCCAGGCTGTGGTCCACGCGGCAATGCTTCCCTCCAGCAAAGAGGGCGGCAGCAACCAGTGCCTCACCATCCACCAGAGGAACCTGACAGATTCCTACTTCATCATAAACTTCATCCGGTTTATCTTCGGGTTTCTGCTTCCTTTCTGCGTGTCCGCGGCGTGCTACGGACGCGTGGCGAGCACGCTGACCCGCCTCAACATCAGCTCCTCCAAAGGTCTGAAAGTCAAGCTGAAATCTCAGAGGATGATCGGCGTGTGTCTGGTGATATTCGGTCTGTGCTTCCTGCCCATGAACGTGGCGCGAACAGTGGGGGTCATACTGAAGAAATACTACCCGCGGCGCTGCCATGCCCTGCAGCAGATCGAGACGGCGTACTACGCCTCCTGGATTTTAGCAGGAATCAACTGCTGCCTGGATCCTCTCTTATACTTTTTTGGTTCACAGAATTTTCGAGATGCATTCCAGTCTCTGAGGATGGGACAGGAAGAAGCTCCAAACAGGAGCGAATCAGAAATGACGACCAACCAGTAA
- the arrdc1a gene encoding arrestin domain-containing protein 1a, producing MGKLEALRIVFEQNKDVYSPGDAISGTVTVKVNQPLQCKAIKVNCNGFCGVTNKVNDTSWTVEEQYFNSSIAVADKGTLAQGDHTFPFRFLIPATAPTSFEGSYGRIVYRVRAFIDTPRFSKDYSTEKPFYLLRLLNLNELPDIWGSCSSAITQQFTYMLMKTGTVVLKAQTDMKGYTPGQVIQVTASIQNQSGKTTGNIAASLVQRVTYETKKPTHDVRTIAEVEGGTVKAGKEVEWKEQIIIPSLPQSSLVGCDLIKIEYYVKVCLKSPDVMLMLPVQIGNISLDKKRRPTKKSSPPSTEDAPASVSTPDTSASSSSPSLPPRPAPKPAPRLTPRSRSSAHNSPSAPPAEYHPGAEGGAPMNEDFSSKRQSQLVSPNAFSYAPGLFFGQNQQPAGPSAAPTGSVGAAALYPSLTGSMETPLIPPPDYSCSNYPQEAPPTYNESCNT from the exons atggggaagctggaggcGCTGAGGATCGTGTTTGAGCAGAATAAGGACGTGTACAGTCCGGGAGACGCCATCTCCGGGACGGTGACGGTGAAAGTCAACCAGCCGCTGCAGTGCAAAG CGATCAAAGTGAACTGCAACGGTTTCTGTGGCGTCACCAACAAGGTCAACGACACGTCCTGGACGGTGGAGGAGCAGTACTTCAACAGCTCCATCGCTGTTGCAGACAAAG GAACCCTGGCACAGGGAGATCACACGTTTCCCTTCAGGTTCCTCATTCCAG CCACAGCTCCGACATCCTTCGAAGGCAGCTACGGGAGGATCGTTTACAGAGTGAGGGCTTTTATCGACACGCCACGGTTTTCCAAGGACTACAGCACCGAGAAACCGTTCTACCTGCTCCGACTTCTGAACCTGAACGAGCTGCCGGACATATGG GGAAGCTGCTCGTCAGCGATAACCCAGCAGTTCACCTACATGCTGATGAAAACGGGCACCGTGGTGCTGAAGGCCCAAACAGACATGAAGGGTTACACCCCGGGTCAGGTCATCCAGGTGACGGCCAGCATCCAGAACCAGTCTGGGAAGACCACGGGGAACATAGCAGCCAGCCTGGTGCAG AGAGTGACCTATGAGACCAAGAAGCCCACACATGATGTGAGGACCATCGCGGAGGTGGAGGGGGGGACGGTGAAGGCTGGGAAGGAGGTGGAGTGGAAGGAGCAGATCATCATTCCTTCCCTTCCCCAGTCGTCCCTCGTCGGCTGCGATCTTATAAAGATCGAATACTACGTTAAA GTGTGTCTGAAGTCACCTGACGTCATGTTGATGCTACCCGTCCAGATCGGGAACATCTCACTGGACAAAAAACGCCGTCCCACCAAGAAATCGTCTCCTCCTTCCACCGAAGATGCACCGGCTTCCGTCTCCACACCGGACACCTCcgcctcttcctcctcaccctCTCTGCCCCCTCGCCCCGCCCCCAAACCTGCTCCCCGGCTCACTCCTCGCTCCAGAAGCTCCGCCCACAACTCCCCCAGCGCTCCTCCTGCTGAGTACCACCCTGGAGCAGAAGGTGGGGCCCCCATGAACGAAGACTTCTCCAGTAAGCGCCAGTCCCAGCTGGTTTCACCCAACGCCTTCAGCTACGCCCCGGGTCTGTTTTTTGGCCAGAACCAGCAGCCCGCCGGGCCTTCTGCAGCCCCGACCGGGTCGGTGGGGGCTGCAGCTCTTTACCCCTCTCTAACCGGCTCCATGGAGACGCCGCTCATCCCGCCTCCAGACTACAGCTGCTCAAATTATCCACAAG AGGCTCCGCCTACTTACAACGAGAGCTGCAACACATGA